The Candidatus Angelobacter sp. DNA segment CCAAACTCCTGGCACGGCAACAATACTCCGCCGACCAGGTTCAGGTCGAAGTTGGCCCGCCAGTCTTCCAGGGTGACCTGTTCAAAACTACGGTCCGGGCCGACGGTAACCTTCGGATCGTTTCCACCCGCGGCATTCACAAGGATCGTCGGCGCACCGAGCATCTTTTCCACCCTCTGGTTGGCTGCCCGCAAACTGTCCCGCGACATCGCCTCAATCGAAATAAATTCCGCGTGTCCGCCCTCCTTTCTGATCCTCTCCACTCTCCCGTGGCCGCGTTCCGCGTTGCGTCCGGCGACCGCAACCTGTGCCCCGGCCTGCGCCAGACCTTCGGCGATGGCCCCGCCCAACAGACCGGTGGCTCCGATGACCACCGCAACTTCACCACTGAGATCAAAGAGGTTCATGTTGTGGTGCCGATTGTGTGCGATTGCGGAAACGCGGTGAAGGGAAAAATAAGGCCCTCCACTTTTGGTATTAATGAGATCCGAGCGGCTTCGTGAGCGAATTCGCCGCTAGCCACGCGCGATTCGATGCGATAGCCTTTGTCCATGGTTTCGCTGCCCAAACCTGAAGTCATTCTGACCCACGAAAGCGATTTGGACGGCCTGCTGTCGGGCCTCCTGCTCCGTCGGTTGGCGCGCGCACTGTTCGACGTTGATGTGCCGTTGCAGGCGTATCACAACCACAATTGGCGTCAGCGCAGCCTCGCTGAAAAATCTGCCTGGGTGTGTGATCTCACGTTCGAGCCGCGGCTGGACAAACCAAACTGGGTCATCATCGACCATCATACGACTGAATTCGCCCCAAAAAATGCACAATTGGTCCACGCGGTGGACAAGTCCGCCGGATTGCTTTGTTATGAACTCTGCCAGCAGCACGAGCTGGGGACGGCGAAACTTGACCGCTTGGTCCATTTGAACAACGTCGCCGACCTCTTTCTTGAAGACGACCCGGACTTCCTCCTCGCGAACGACTACGCGAACCTGGTGAAAACCTACCAGTTCTGGAATCTCGAGACCTTGATCCAGGGCGATCTCGAAAGACTGCTCGACCATCCCCTGCTGAAAGTGATGGAGGTAAAACGACGCATCGAAGACCCCCTTGGCTTTGCCTGGAGCAAGTCCAACATTACCGAGTTGAGCCCCGTTGTCGGCCTCGTCAACACCATCGTTGGCAACACCAACCAGATCGTGCATCAACTGCTCGAACAGCGGGCCGCGCCGTTCCCCGTGCTGATC contains these protein-coding regions:
- a CDS encoding SDR family oxidoreductase, whose product is MNLFDLSGEVAVVIGATGLLGGAIAEGLAQAGAQVAVAGRNAERGHGRVERIRKEGGHAEFISIEAMSRDSLRAANQRVEKMLGAPTILVNAAGGNDPKVTVGPDRSFEQVTLEDWRANFDLNLVGGVLLPCQEFGAGMIARGKGSIINIASVSAHIPLSRVVAYSAAKAAVLSLTEFLAREWGAKGVRVNSITPGFFPAEQNRRVLFNSDGTPTDRTRAIMSHTPMGRFGEARELIGAAVYLASPRASGFVTGSDLRVDGGFLCLTI
- a CDS encoding DHH family phosphoesterase; its protein translation is MVSLPKPEVILTHESDLDGLLSGLLLRRLARALFDVDVPLQAYHNHNWRQRSLAEKSAWVCDLTFEPRLDKPNWVIIDHHTTEFAPKNAQLVHAVDKSAGLLCYELCQQHELGTAKLDRLVHLNNVADLFLEDDPDFLLANDYANLVKTYQFWNLETLIQGDLERLLDHPLLKVMEVKRRIEDPLGFAWSKSNITELSPVVGLVNTIVGNTNQIVHQLLEQRAAPFPVLITLFRRGNGMILASLRSRNGEALKVAEKLQGGGHANASGATLPRSIQNIPDAIAYLRQVLNPGHVKGSPLNNLESLFDAIEMAKK